tcttttttgttcattttctttaaaactatttgaaaattattatcaacaCTATTCATCTCAACTTCATTAACACTACAGAGTGATAAACCTGGTAAAACAGGTATGTAACCACCATCGTTTACAGCTGAAAAACCAACAAATTTGGGTGTAGCAGTGCCCAGTAGTTCTGCACTTCTACTGCTATTTGATGGCTAGAAACAGAAAGACACATGTTATCAAtaacttatattttaattaaaaatgtaatggcTCTTGATTCATCATATGTCAAGTGGTATaggttacatttatttatatacaacataaatagtttcattattaaactgtatttttaGATTATCTTctagaatttaattatttattagatataaTAAGGTTAACGTTCATGATAACAAAGTTGAGTTGCTCGCTTATATTATCTTTGATTACTGATATAAAGCTGTGCTTACCCTTGCATTATTTTTTGTTCTTTGTGCTTGTTTGCTCTTCCCCATGATAATTAGAAAGAAAGCAACGGGAAACAAGAAGTTCTGTGATCACACatcaattttattcgtttaattcTCTGCCGACAACACCACAGTAAATCTTAACAGAAGTGAAACTCCGGCCTTCTTTTAAACTAATTTCTAGTGAACATGCATCTGTAAGTAACGTGAACGTAGCTGTAGATGATTGCATTATCGACAGTTAAATTAGGAACGTAATTTgaagtaaacaaataaaaacaaggggaaataataatcatttcattttaaagtttaatttaatgttgATATTGTTGCAAAGAATTGTTAAAGCTGTCTATAAATAGTAGCTTAAGATCTTCAAATTTGGGGTCACTAACATGGAAGATTATCTTGTGACAACGTGTTCTATAACAGCTGATTTTTTGATGGCTATTGGTAACGCGAATTCCTAACcacgatatatattttttatatgataaAATTCCTTCATGCGGCTTAACTGTGACactttattaaagaataatatgtATTCTATTTTCGTTGGCTGTTGTTGTTGGTTAAGATAGTGTAACAAAACACAatgatatattgtataaatataacaatataccAAGTATTAAGGCAATAAGAATCATTCTATTTTACAATACATCAAGTAAGGACTGATTAAATTTATAGGTGAGAttccatttaatatttacttacattAAAAGTTTCATTACAGTTTACAAGAGGAGCAAACATGAACGTTGGAAACAAATTTGGCCAGAGGTTGCTCTTGTCGTATTGTTCCTTCACTTGCATTTATTTTCCTGGCATTCTGATATTACTCAAATTAAATGACAACTTGTACAATGTAGGGAAGTACAAGTTTATTCCAGTATTATTGATACTTCTCTTTGCAGAAGTCATTAAGCTTTTTTTCCCCATGTTTCATTCTGAATCAGCTATCATAGGGAAAACTGATTTAAGAACATCCTCAAAAGCTAGAAGATCTTTGTCAAGATACATTAGAGAGATCTTTAAATTCCTATTGGTCGCTTTTCTTTTGTctgttacatattatattataattatattgttcggTGCACCTGTATTTATGCACCATGAAGAAACTACCATGCTCACAGTTACATTGACCACTCTTACATTTGTTCCTGCTAGTCTGCATTTAGGGGTTGATGGTGCATTAGAAATTATAACAGGAACACAATCTCAAAAGGGTAATATTTTCGCGGATGCAGTGAAGACTAATATTCAAGCAACTCTTTTGGGCACTTGGTTAGGTGCTATTGTAATTCCATTAGATTGGGACCGTCCATGGCAAGCTTGGCCAATCCCTTGTGTAATAGGAGCTTTGCTTGGTTATATGATTGCACATTTTATTACTCTTGCAAAAACATTACCCGTATTAAAATTATCTAATAAAGTttatagataaataattaatgattacaCGAATAGTttgatgaatataataatttattcatagaaGAATGCAGTcatgtgttaaaatatttcttaattgatCTTTCACATTAGAGTATTTAATTCTGCACATATTAATTAAGGAAATTTTATAGTTGACAAAAGTATACAATTGTATTATACATTCTAgacattttgaaaaaatttataaacttaataaatgaaattaattcaatcGTTAGAAAACACTGCATTacctataaatttatttcaagttTCACTGCCAACCGTAATAGGCGCTATGATCGAGACCAAAATTCCGTTGGTAATGTAGCGATTGACATGAAAGTGATAATAGTTTAAcagtaaatgttatttttattctcCCATTTCATTGATGAAGTAATGAATTCTGAATTGCGTTCATTTATGAATGTTTTCTACACAATTTTATCTGTTTTGTAAGATAAAACTTCATAAACACTAGATGTCAGTAGTATCAGATTAGCACCGCGTGCAAATCATGACCTTggttatcattttcatttggtATATCGCAATAGCAACCGGCGTCGAGACAGATTAATACTTATCGTAGTACCATTTATTCTGCTTCGTCGATCTCTCGCAGCTTCTTATATCTTTACTTAAtagtaattgttattattcaattatgttGGATACTGCTGGAAAGGTATTTATCCTGATGTTTACCGAAGAAACTTCTAATTAtactaattaaattcttttgtttttattggtataagttctaattaaaatttctttgcaTATGTTAGGTAATTAAATGTAAAGCTGCAGTAGCATGGAAAGCAAAGGAGCCTCTTTCAATTGAAGAAGTTGAGGTAGCTCCTCCAAAGGCCCATGAAGTTAGAATCAAAGTTGTTGCTGTAGCTTTGTGTCATACAGATGCTTATACTCTAGACGGATTAGACCCAGAAGGAATTTTTCCATGTATTCTTGGTCATGAAGGCAGTGGTATTGTTGAGAGTGTTGGTGAAGGTGTTACAGAATTCCAGCCAGGTatgattatacaattaatttagaattatatCCTATGTTTGGATTAATTATATGGTTATCAGCTATAAAGTTTCTCATATTAATTTATAGGTGATCATGTAGTTCCATTATACATTCCACAATGCAAGGATTGCAAATTTTGTAACTCTCCAAAGACAAATTTATGTAGCAAGATACGGGTAACCCAAGGGAAGGGTTTAATGCCTGATGGTACTTCCAGGTTTATTTGCAAGGGTCAGACTATTGCTCATTTCATGGGTTGCTCTACTTTTGCTGAATATACTGTAGTGGCTGATATTTCTCTGGCTAAGGTATTTTCTCTTTATATGTTGTgacttgaaacattttttattatatttttaaaacattgtttCAGGTTGATCCTAGTGCACCACTTGAAAAGATTTGTTTGCTGGGTTGTGGAATACCTACTGGATACGGTGCTGCCTTGAACACAGCTAAAGTAGAACCTGAAAGCACATGTGCTATTTGGGGTTTGGGTGCAGTCGGTTTGGCAGTTGCACTTGGTTGTAAGAAGGCTGGTGCAAAACGTATTATTGGAGTAGATGTGAATCCAGGCAAATTTGAACTTGGTAAGATAAAGGGAACTATTTATTCATAGTCTTTGTTAAAGAATGAATACAACTTTTTAACACTTATTATAGCAAAAACATTTGGATGCAATGAATTCATTAATCCCAAGGACTATGACAAACCAATTCAAGAAGTTCTGATAGAATTAACTGATGGTGGATTGGATTATACTTTTGAATGTGTCGGCAATGTTAATACTATGGTAAAAAAGGATTcgattttttacataaattgtagtttataaaaaatcactatgaaatatttatcaagTATTTTGTATTTAGAGAGCTGCTTTGGAGTCCTGTCATAAAGGCTGGGGTACATCTGTTATTGTGGGTGTAGCTGCAGCTGGGCAGGAGATCAGTACTCGTCCTTTCCAGTTGGTGACAGGTCGAGTATGGAAAGGAACTGCATTCGGTGGTTGGAAGTCTAAAGACAGTGTACCTAAACTGGTACAGGAATACTTGTCAAAGTCTCTAATGCTGGATGAGTTTATCACACATACTCTTCCATTCGAGAAAATTAACGAgggatttgatttattgcatggAGGATCCTGGTAAATGATACACTTAATACTTAAGACAGTTAATAAGATAACttataatattacttttacgatgcgaaataattttcttccgtTTTAGCTTGAGAGCAGTGCTGAAATACTAAAGGGGAAAGCATAGGGTAACGTAATGCCAGtcttcataaaatttttactcTGAACACGTCGAACAGAACATCTACTTTTTGTAAcgatctttaaataaaaataatatattcgaaaGAGGCGGAATGATCATTCTGACGTTTTCTACAACAATCTTTATTCATAAAGAATTCTTACAGCCACATGTACAATACCAATCTGGTGAAATATCAATAGTAGCTTCGGGATGAAGTAAAAATTCTTTACGCTTCGACCAGGTGCATACCTTACAAAAAATCATCACGTTTACGAAGATCATAGACGATGATTTTCCCCcattgtatataattatgtatatacaaTATGCAAGACAACGTTCTCGGTAAAACTATCATATGGTTGCGCTCGAGTTATGCTCGGTTAATCTACATATCGACAGTACGGTAATAAATTCAGGCGGAAATAGAAATTGCGCTCAACGTAGCAAAGGGTGCACGCGTGTTCGGTGAATTCGTACATCGCGGACGAGGTTTGCCGATTCAGTATGGCGCCGAGTGGACATTTCTATGAATTCTTACTTTGTTATTAGACCGCTGAGTTTACGCGTTCCACACTTGTTCCAAATTCTATCAAATAAAAGACACTAACGACGGTTTCTTTTTCAGATAATCGACACTTGGACTGCCACAACATTTACGCATGCTCCATAGAATCTCAGGGGgggtttgtttatttttttaaaattctaataataaattaaagcaaCTATACAgatagaagaaagaaaaacaattttcatgtAGTTGCTGTTCTGCGAAACTTGAATTCGCGTAAACCTCTGCAGTCTACTCGTTATTCCGATGTCTTAGAATGACGCGGTGTTCTATGGTGCTCGTTAAAACGCGGTTTTATTACTCTTGGACAGTTTACtcgcttccttccttccttccttccttccttccttccttccttcctacTCCGTATAATTTATCGATAAAGTCGGCCACGGAAGAGTAGAACAAACGTAGCAATTGCACAAGACTTAAATACTGAAATCCAGAGCGGAGTCATCGCCACTGATTAAACAACAATAAGAATCAATGAAGAATAGAGTCTCAAAGAACGCATCAATATCGACTCGCTGAGAACACACTATAAACTGAATCTCGAATACGTTTTTCATTCGCTAGATACGGATTACGTGTATTAATTTGCATTGGCTATCCCTACGTAAATCGCCACCTAATTTCGCTAGGGCATATTCACATAGTCACACCGatcattttttttcgttttcgacTTTTTCTACGGATTACAATGTAACGTTATACCCTCTAGTACCTACGGTGTTACCACACACTCGTTTAAGTAAAAGTCGTTAAGTAAAAATGCTTATAATTACAAGTAAACGCAGACGAATCACGACGTGCtcgtttatgaaatattaaaaacgctTTTCCCTCGATCTTCCTTGATCCCTCCCGCGGGAGGGGACCGAGGAGTGTCTCTCTAgacattatatcatttattattattaatatttttttcccttttcttttcatCGTATGTAGTTAAAATTGCGTGGATAATTTGTcaaaggagagagaaaaaagaaaaagaaatattcgctGAAGGATGAAGAACGGTATCGTGtatcttaaaatatatatatatgtgtatatatatatatatgtatgtatgttcgtatatatatatatatattaatattaatattaatattattaataccattattaataatctttttttctcttgtttctatTCGTGTAAGGAGAGTGAAACGTTGGTCACGATCCACGCATTACGAGTTCATAGAATTCTCCCCCAAACACACCCTTCGTCGTGATTGAGCTGCTGCTTAGTAGGTAGCGAGTATGAAATAGGTCACCATTTTAATGCAAGTGTATCTTACGCTAGAACTCGCAACGCAAGATGGCCACGAGAGAAAGGAATGAAACGGTTTCTCTCTTCCGCAGAAGAATCAGAAGTAGAACAGTTCAGCgcgagaagaaaataaataagcaaCGATTCGATCTACGGAAATATACAACGTGTCCCTGGGAATCATCACTGTGTCGAAGTGCCcttctaaaaaaattatattctcatattttccaTAACGTATCCTCCTCTACCCTCTCAGCGTACCAATCatcatcattaacacgttgaataccggaCGACTTCACCAAACGAAATACACATAATCCAACAAACATAATACATCTTTTGATCGAGTTGCGTTATTCTTTGGACGTTTATGTTACTGAATGTCACCGCTTTATCTTAcacattgtttataatacagaaacgtTGTCAAATCAATTATCCTTTACTCGAATGAATTAGCCATTTAATTtggttggggatcaccggtgacccccacagTATTCAACGCGTTAAGCAGGTCAGGTATCGCTGGCGGCCTGCGAGCCACGTGCCACTTCCCTCACTGTTTATTTACTTCCATCAGCGACCTTTACACGCCGCAAGTAGAGTGCCATAAACTGCGAGCGGAAATCGCAGGTAGCCCGTGGCCCGCCAGTTGCCCGAAGGCCCTGTAAGAAGGAACAGTGATAACTCTTGCACGGTGCACCCTGTGTATTCCCATAGATCGGTGACAGTGTCCAGCAACGGGGGGAGTTTTAGATTACATCTATTTCCATTCTGCGAGCGggactgtggaatttaagtaCACCTTTTTGACCTCTCTACGTCTCATTAAGCGTGCACCTCTCTAAGAGTATGTGTTTTAACGCGGTACGCGCGTGTCCGCAGACGATCGGCCGGGTTTTCTCTCTTAGCTAGCTTGTTGTTCTCTTGTTCTCTTTCCTTTGTGTTGTTGTTTCGTCCGCCGTATTATCGTAAGTCATAGACAGTGTAatgtatcatttatatttatatatatatatatttttttttgtatctatatatatatatatattatgcttAGACATTACAATTCGAGATTTCGTTAATCTAGCGCAGGTTAGAAATCATAATTATATAGagcattcttttttctttctttctttctttctttctttctttctttctctctcgctcgttctctctttctctcatttgtttactttttttgtTCCATTTTCTCTTTATCTTTGTTAAACTTTATCTGTTGCATCTGTCTCCTTAAAGGTATCGTTTACACCTACGCGTCGTGTGGAATGGACATGAAATTTCTACCCGATGGAGGATGAGCTTTCAATTTCTCCCTTCTGACACTCACCCCTCCCGTAAGTGTCTTTCTTTtgtcactctctctctctctctttctctctctcttttattCTCGCTGTCTTTCTCCCTATTTTCCCCTATACGCGTAAACAGtgtataattgtattatttgtagACGAGTTGTGCATGGAGGTACCTCGAGGGGCACACAGGCTAAAGGTCATATTCCCACTTTCCGTCTGTGACAATTAGAcggcggattttatgcattattACGTATTAACAAACTGAGTGCATATAGAATATAAAGTAACGTTCGCGAGGATTCAAGGATGCTGTCACTTTAGTTTCAACCGATTAAGATCCTTAAGGGAAGATATTCGGTCTCGTTCAACCTTTGTTCCTTTAGATTCTTTGTTTCTTTAGAAATATCTCTTTCGCACGAAGATCCGCTGTCTACCGATAATCTACGCCGTTCTCGTCGAAGGCGACGCGTTAATCGTGGACCGCGGATCGGATGAATtgcaatgaaaaaaaagaaattcccTTTCTCAACAGGTTTCGACGGGCTGACACGACGATTACAAGAAACAATGGAACGATTCAGATTTCCGTTTTATTGCATTCAGAAGACCCTTGGAAGCCGCCGACGCACGAGAATCCGCGGTCCAGCTAACAATCGCGTCGGTAATTATCAAACATTGCACGGGTTCGCTATTGCACGACTTGTGTGTGTTAATTATTGCACTGTTCAGTTCCTCGTTCCCTCTTAACCCGTTTGGCACTTGTGTCGTCTTCCCGAGTCGACTGGATTCAACCCTTCGCGTCCTGAATGTACTTCGCCGCACCGTTTCCGAGAAAACACGAACGCGAGTGTCTCTGAATTCTCCGTTCCAATGCAATCTAATTCAAATGACATGCATACCCTAACAACGAATAAAACGTACGCGTTACtcaacagtagaactaccagacgtCTCAATAACTCCACAATTTTTCTCTTACAATCATCCAAATTAGAATCCTCCCAAAACTTAAAATCCATTGATATACTTTTACAAACAGAACAGTAGAAGCCTCTTTGAAACCAAATATATTCGACAAACTCCAAGAATAATTCCAATTTCTATAAGAACCTCTAAATAATCCTCTTCATTCgctcggtagtcctagtgttcaAAGCATCTCAATAAagacaacaacaacaaataaGATACAAATCATTCAGGACACAAAGGGTCGCCAAAGCTTCTGTTGACACTTTCATTTGCTCGTTTCAGTCGGATCGAAGCTATGCCAAGGATCAAGACCGATCCTCCCGAGGATCCAAGACGATCGCGGGTTAAGAACGACCGCGATCCGTCCCCGAGGATCTTCGGAAGCGGAGCTCCTCGCGCCGGAACGTTTGGTAAGTCTTCTCTCGTTCTTCCGTTCGCTCTTCTGTTTCCCCTCTTTCCCCTTCCGTTTCGTTGCTCTTCGAACTGGCTCTGTTTTTAGGCTCACGCACACGCGGCGCCGCTCGCAGCCTCCGCCGCCCTGATTCACCGAAGACACCTCCAATCACAACGGCGATGATCGATGCGACGATCGGACGACTCGGGACGAGCCTCCAGTCCGCcgagagggaacaacctcgtcGTCCGACCGCTCGATATCGCGTCCAAGGTACTGCTCCCGGttagctgctgctgctgttttTGTTATGCTGTTGTGTTTGCTGGCTGGATCCTACGGAATCTAGAAGTCTAACGGCTGATCGGCGGACCCCTCGAGGTCCTGGGCGGAGTCCGTGCcgccgtcttcgtcgtcgtccagGTCCACGCTGTTGGTCTTCAGGCCGCCGTTGCTGATCTTGTTGACGATCGTGTCTGGAATGCGATTGTAGCGTTGGTCAATGGTGTCTCGAGGTTCTCGTACGCGTTGAAACTTAGGCATCGCTACAATGttgagtcttccaaagttttatgatacatgttgcactcaGAATAAGCGAGAAAGGCTCAAGCTTGTAGCGGTGTCCGCAAGTTTCAATGGATGAGGGTCTTTAGAGTACTTAAgatattatttaacacgttgaatgccgcacaattTTGTAAAGCAATATACAAAATGTGTAATctgattgcattattattgttacacgttctagctgaatgtcacggAATTAGGTaatgttatttgtattatagaaatgatagaaacaaagaattgtttctaaataatcgtttcactgaactacagtaattctgAGAAAAATGATTGCCTACAAAAATTGTGCGTACCATAAATGGTACACGTGGTATACAACGTGTTAGATAGTGAGCAGTAGACGGAGCAGACAAGCGATAGATAGTTCCTAGGAACATAGTCGAGGGTAATATCTGTTCAGCGACCTTGGGCGAACGTTTTCTGCCGGGAGGAATGCGAAGCTGGAATATTGCGAGTTCGCTGCGGCGTGTAATGTTCCAAACGCTGACTATCGTCGAGCGATCGTCAAACTTACCGCAGTCTGGTTTGCTGCCACGTGTTCTGGTACCGGCGAACTCGACGCCATGGGGGTCGACGCACCAGCAAAGACCGAGGCCACGATTGCATTGGGTGCTTCGGTAATAGCCTCTTGAGTCGCAGGCGGGCGCCACGTCGGGGGATAATCGTTTACGGACGGCGGCGCACGGACGCTCGGCTTTTGAGAAACATCCGCACCATTCGGGACCGTTCACGAAGATGTCTCTGAAATGGACGAATTAAAAATACTTCACTGACAATTTTAACTCTTCCCGAGAAGCACTTCGTCTTTGACGATGGACAGTGCGTCAGTGTTCTTCGAGTCAAGTGTATAtagattaacattagaactaccgatcttttcaaaatgtctttataatttaagtgatataaatataatgtaaaatgtCTTTTGAATTTGTTGAGATTTCAactggcttatatttcagtttattactgaattaatttcattaataatttcttaaggaAGTCTCTgtacctttgcagtaattgtaagagaagaaattaggaattggccATTTTCAcatatctggtagttctagtgttatatagcaCTTTGTTTATTTGAAACTCGAGAACCACTGAAATtgtacttttataaaaatacttcTGTAGTTGAAAAGAATTTGAACATAGAGGTTTCGTTTTTGTACTAGTATCATTGATGTCAGTCTTTGTCTGCGACATTCAAACTCGCATCGGAAACAATTACACAGTAATCAAATTGAGTGCGACGTTTCTGCGTAATGTGTTCCATCTCGATAAAGTACCTGCTGTATCTGAGCAATAAAGGTCGCGCAGTAAAGCAGAGAGTAAAGCGGTTAGTTAAGTAGTAAACTGACTTGTATACGCAAACGACGAGAAGAGAGATTGATATTATATGGCGAGTATGTGTATATGATCCCATGACCTGCTGAGTATGGTCATAACCAGTTCACCCtctgactgccacgtcactcaAATATAGATGAAACCATTTCTTATATACACTACATTAATTTCCTTAGTAACCCAACGAATGAACCAAATTTCGTTGAATATATGATACATAATGATACTAGAGCAATCTCTATAAAAAATCTTGACTGTTTTATTTCTGCTTTATCAAGACAACTTTCATATAAGTTTCGGTGACTTCACTTGACTTCACTTCACTTCGGTGAATACACCAAACAACAGACCAATCAATATTCTACCAAGAGTTGAGAAACAAGTAGAAACAATACTGGTTCCTCAACGAATCTAGAGGCTTTCTACGAATCCAAAGGTCACTGCTTTATTGCTCTCAGCCACGATTgatgactcgacataggactgccaaGGGCTAATACACCAAACAATAGACCAATCAATATTCCAACAAGAGTTGAGAAATAAGTAGAAACAATACTGGTTCCTCAACGAATCTAGAGGCTTTCTACGAATCCAAAGGTCACTGGTTTATTGCTCTCAGCCACGATTGATCTATCTTAATTGAACAATAACATAGCTGATCCCCGACGTACCCTTTCAGACGCCGGAACCAATGTACACCAGACCGAGGCTTCACACATATCCATAGAATCAGTCTCTCCCTAACAACCAGTCAGCTACTTGGTCGGCAGGCACGTACGCTCGAGACCTATTACACTCGAGCGTCGGAACGGCCCGGCCCGCCTTCCGCTCGCGGTATTAAAAACTGAAAGGGTTTCTCGTTCCCTTTTCGGGTCACGTATCCCGCGAGTTTAATGATTTACAAGCAAACGGCCGGGCCGGGAATTACGTAAAGGGAAGAAAAATTCGTCGCGGTGTGACAAACGGATTACAACACAGCCGGGACCTCTCTCTACGTGAACGGAATCACTTGGGGTCGTTCCCGCCCTCTTAACACACTGCCGACGAGCTTCACTGGAATTGGGTGTTACGGAGAGCCAGCTGAATCGTTGGTCATCCAGGAATATGTGTGGAGCACTCGAGTACACGAGTACGTGTCCTGCGATTTGATAGTTTTCTAACTGCCAACGTTTTGCATCTCATAGTTTTACACtagaaacattgaatatcaTCTGATGAGAGGGGTTGTTCTTTGAAACGtatataaattgagaaacaaagttgTAGACTTATGAGCATTAGTCATTTGTTTCTTTGGAATATTGTTAGTAGGATTATTTGATTGTTTGCCTCTTAAGGTTCTTAGTttagtttttcactagaaatattgaatatcatcTGATGAGAGGGGTTGTTCTGTGAAACGtatataaattgagaaacagTTATAGGCTTATGAGCATTAGTCATTTCTTTCTCTGAAATATTGTTAGTAGGATTGTTTGATTATTTGCCTTTTAAGATTCTTAGTttagtttttcactagaaattcataaggaaatgtatataaattgagaaacaaagctgtaGCCTTGTTAGTAGTCATTTCTTTCTTTGCAATACTGTTAATCAGTAGTTTGATAGGATCTTCTATTAAGAATCTTTAACTTTGGTAAATAACAGAGACAAGCTTAAATGAATGTAACTATATTACACTGTACCATATTGTATCATCATCTAACAATACGCGTTAATACCGATGTCTGACACAATACCCTCCATTACTACTGAACACAGACTCGAGCAACACATCTGCTATACCAACGCTATGAActctataaaaacaaatattttcatccaggaaaaatcctataCGTTCTCGAGACTAGTATTAATCAATATCTACAGTGTACAACATATAACTTCAGCAGTTCTCATgaaaaaaaattcctaaaaatGGCTTCGTCGCTGGTTGGGTGTCTGACTCGCATCCCGTTACTCCTGAGTATTGGTTGGCCGGCGTTTAGTAGTGTCTCTCAATTATTTCCGAGGCGTATCGatgtaaaagaagaagaaaaaaaataggtTACAGGGACACGTCT
This genomic window from Nomia melanderi isolate GNS246 chromosome 9, iyNomMela1, whole genome shotgun sequence contains:
- the PIG-F gene encoding phosphatidylinositol glycan anchor biosynthesis class F; amino-acid sequence: MNVGNKFGQRLLLSYCSFTCIYFPGILILLKLNDNLYNVGKYKFIPVLLILLFAEVIKLFFPMFHSESAIIGKTDLRTSSKARRSLSRYIREIFKFLLVAFLLSVTYYIIIILFGAPVFMHHEETTMLTVTLTTLTFVPASLHLGVDGALEIITGTQSQKGNIFADAVKTNIQATLLGTWLGAIVIPLDWDRPWQAWPIPCVIGALLGYMIAHFITLAKTLPVLKLSNKVYR
- the Fdh gene encoding alcohol dehydrogenase class-3 Fdh, producing the protein MLDTAGKVIKCKAAVAWKAKEPLSIEEVEVAPPKAHEVRIKVVAVALCHTDAYTLDGLDPEGIFPCILGHEGSGIVESVGEGVTEFQPGDHVVPLYIPQCKDCKFCNSPKTNLCSKIRVTQGKGLMPDGTSRFICKGQTIAHFMGCSTFAEYTVVADISLAKVDPSAPLEKICLLGCGIPTGYGAALNTAKVEPESTCAIWGLGAVGLAVALGCKKAGAKRIIGVDVNPGKFELAKTFGCNEFINPKDYDKPIQEVLIELTDGGLDYTFECVGNVNTMRAALESCHKGWGTSVIVGVAAAGQEISTRPFQLVTGRVWKGTAFGGWKSKDSVPKLVQEYLSKSLMLDEFITHTLPFEKINEGFDLLHGGSCLRAVLKY